The genomic window TAAAATCAATTTTTCTGCCTAAACTGTCGGTAACGTGACCTTCGTCTAAGATTTGTAACAAGATATTGAATACATCCGGGTGAGCTTTTTCAATCTCATCCAAAAGAACCACAGCATAAGGTTTTCTTCTTACAGCTTCAGTTAATTGTCCGCCTTCTTCATATCCAACGTATCCCGGAGGAGCACCCACCAATCTTGAAACTGCGAATTTTTCCATGTATTCGCTCATATCGATTCTGATTAAAGATTCATCAGATTCGAAAAGCTCTCTTGCCATTACCTTAGCCAGCTCTGTTTTACCGACTCCGGTTGTTCCTAAGAAAATGAATGTACCGATCGGGCGGTTCGGATCTTTAAGACCGGCTCTGTTTCTCTGAATTGCTTTCACAACTTTTTTCACAGCGTCTTCCTGACCGATTACTTTTCCGTTCAGTTTTTCATCCATATGAGCTAATTTATCAAGCTCGTTTTTACCGACTTTCGTTACCGGAACACCACTCATCATTGAAACCACTTCCGCTACATTTTCTTCGGTTACGGTTTCTTTCTTTTCCTTAACGTCTTTGTCCCATTTGTCCTGAGCAGCATTCAACTCCATCTGAAGTCTTTCTTCTTCATCCTTCAATTTTCTTGCTTCAAGATAATCCTGAGCTTTTACCGCTTTTTGCTTTAATTCCTTGATATCTTCGATTTTCTTCTCAAAATCAATGATCTCAGTAGGAACTTTCATGTTTTTAATATAAACACGGGATCCGGCTTCGTCCATCGCATCGATTGCTTTGTCCGGTAAGAAACGGTCTGTAATGTATCTTGATGTCAAATTGACACACGCTAAAATCGCTTCCGGAGTATAAATTACATTGTGATGCTCTTCATACTTATCTTTAATCTGATTCAAGATCTGAACGGTTTCATCAATAGAAGTCGGTTCCACCATCACTTTCTGGAATCTTCTTTCTAAAGCGCCATCTTTTTCGATATACTGACGGTATTCATCCAAAGTGGTTGCTCCGATGCATTGAATTTCACCTCTGGCCAAAGCTGGTTTAAACATATTGGATGCATCCAGACTTCCTGTTGAGCTTCCTGCACCTACAATAGTGTGAAGCTCATCAATAAATAAGATGACATCTCTGTTCTTTTCCAGCTCGGTCATAATGGCCTTCATTCTTTCTTCAAACTGACCACGGTATTTGGTTCCGGCAACCAAGCTTGCCAAATCAAGCGTAATCACACGTTTTCCGTAAAGAACTCTCGATACTTTTTTCTGTTGAATTCTTAAAGCCAAACCTTCTGCAATCGCAGATTTACCCACTCCCGGTTCCCCGATAAGAAGCGGATTGTTTTTCTTTCTGCGCGATAAGATCTGAGAAACTCTTTCAATTTCTTTTTCTCGACCGATTACAGGATCCAATTTTCCGTCTCTAGCCAAAGAAGTTAAGTCTCTGCCAAAGTTATCCAACGTAGGCGTTTTGCTTTTTGCAGAACCTAAATTTCCTGTAGGCTTTCTCATTTGCTCAAATTCCTCTCTTTCGTCATCATCGTCATAAGCACTCATTTGCGGTGCCTGTCCTGAGTTTTTAAGCATCGTTTGGTACTCTCTTGAAACGCCTTCATAGTCGACATCGTAAGCGCCTAAAATATTTGAAGTAGGGTCTTCATATTTATAAAGAATGCCTAAAAGCAAATGAACGGTATTAATCTCATTGCTTTTGTATTGTCTGCATTCTAACTCCGCACGTTTAATAGCATGATCCGCCATTTTGGTGAAAGAAATATTGGTAACCTCTTCAGAAATAGGATTAAGACTTGCTGTATTTAGAGTTTCAATTTTTCTTCTGATTTGTGTTAAATCCGCATTAAGGTTTTGAAGGATTTCTTTTGCAGAGTTTTCTGTTTTTATAATACCTAAAAGTAGATGTTCTGTATTAAGAAATTCACTTTTGAGCCTTTTCGCTTCGCTCTTGCTTTGTTTGAACACCTGGCTCAAACCTTGTGAAAACTTATAATCCATAATATATCTCATTAGAATAAAGGCAGCATTGCCATTTATTCATTATCTAAATTACAAATATTTTACCAAAAATCAATAAATGACTTTATGGCAGAAAAAATTTTATTATCTTACTGAAAATGATTAAGTTTATCTTCTCAAAATTTTTCTCATGATCCCCGAAATTGCTACTTATATCGGATATTCCGCTTCACTTTTTATTGTGCTGAGTTTCATATTGAAAGATATAAGAAAAATCAGGATTGTGAATATGATCGGCTGTATCTGTTTTGTCATTTACGGGATC from Chryseobacterium camelliae includes these protein-coding regions:
- a CDS encoding uroporphyrinogen decarboxylase, which gives rise to MIPEIATYIGYSASLFIVLSFILKDIRKIRIVNMIGCICFVIYGIFSGMLWPVIIPNGLICFIQIYHLLTDKRK
- a CDS encoding ATP-dependent Clp protease ATP-binding subunit, with protein sequence MDYKFSQGLSQVFKQSKSEAKRLKSEFLNTEHLLLGIIKTENSAKEILQNLNADLTQIRRKIETLNTASLNPISEEVTNISFTKMADHAIKRAELECRQYKSNEINTVHLLLGILYKYEDPTSNILGAYDVDYEGVSREYQTMLKNSGQAPQMSAYDDDDEREEFEQMRKPTGNLGSAKSKTPTLDNFGRDLTSLARDGKLDPVIGREKEIERVSQILSRRKKNNPLLIGEPGVGKSAIAEGLALRIQQKKVSRVLYGKRVITLDLASLVAGTKYRGQFEERMKAIMTELEKNRDVILFIDELHTIVGAGSSTGSLDASNMFKPALARGEIQCIGATTLDEYRQYIEKDGALERRFQKVMVEPTSIDETVQILNQIKDKYEEHHNVIYTPEAILACVNLTSRYITDRFLPDKAIDAMDEAGSRVYIKNMKVPTEIIDFEKKIEDIKELKQKAVKAQDYLEARKLKDEEERLQMELNAAQDKWDKDVKEKKETVTEENVAEVVSMMSGVPVTKVGKNELDKLAHMDEKLNGKVIGQEDAVKKVVKAIQRNRAGLKDPNRPIGTFIFLGTTGVGKTELAKVMARELFESDESLIRIDMSEYMEKFAVSRLVGAPPGYVGYEEGGQLTEAVRRKPYAVVLLDEIEKAHPDVFNILLQILDEGHVTDSLGRKIDFRNTIIILTSNIGTRDLKDFGDGVGFGTSAKKTSSDTRARSTIENALKKAFAPEFLNRIDDIVIFNSLEQTDIKKIIDIELSKLYGRLEKLGYKVELTDEAKDFISEKGWDKDFGARPLKRAIQKYIEDLLAEMLVNKQLNEGETIVLDLNEAKDGLIGKTSKPKKSAEKSSQS